In Neofelis nebulosa isolate mNeoNeb1 chromosome 7, mNeoNeb1.pri, whole genome shotgun sequence, the following proteins share a genomic window:
- the GPX2 gene encoding glutathione peroxidase 2 produces the protein MAYIAKSFYDLSAISLDGEKVDFNTFRGRAVLIENVASLUGTTTRDFTQLNELQCRFPRRLVVLGFPCNQFGHQENCQNEEILNSLKYVRPGGGFQPTFTLVQKCEVNGQNEHPVFAYLKDKLPYPYDDPFSLMTDPKFIIWSPVRRSDVAWNFEKFLIGPEGEPFRRYSRTFPTINIEPDIKRLLKVAI, from the exons ATGGCTTACATAGCCAAGTCTTTCTACGACCTCAGCGCTATCAGCCTGGATGGGGAGAAGGTAGATTTCAATACGTTCCGAGGCAGGGCAGTGCTGATTGAGAATGTGGCCTCGCTCTGAGGCACAACCACTCGGGACTTCACCCAGCTCAACGAGCTGCAATGCCGCTTTCCCAGGCGCCTGGTGGTTCTTGGCTTCCCTTGCAATCAATTTGGACATCAG GAGAACTGTCAGAATGAGGAGATCCTGAACAGTCTCAAGTATGTGCGCCCTGGGGGTGGATTCCAGCCCACCTTTACCCTTGTCCAAAAGTGTGAGGTGAATGGTCAGAACGAGCATCCCGTCTTCGCCTACCTGAAGGACAAGCTCCCCTACCCGTATGATGACCCATTTTCCCTCATGACCGATCCCAAGTTCATCATTTGGAGCCCGGTACGCCGCTCAGATGTGGCCTGGAACTTTGAGAAGTTCCTTATTGGGCCGGAAGGGGAGCCCTTCCGCCGCTACAGTCGCACCTTCCCTACCATCAACATTGAGCCTGACATCAAGCGCCTCCTCAAAGTTGCCATATAG
- the RAB15 gene encoding ras-related protein Rab-15 isoform X4 → MKTIEVDGIKVRIQIWDTAGQERYQTITKQYYRRAQGIFLVYDISSERSYQHIMKWVSDVDEYAPEGVQKILIGNKADEEQKRQVGREQGQQLAKEYGMDFYETSACTNLNIKESFTRLTELVLQAHRKELDGLRTRASNELALAELEEDEGKPEGPANSSKTCWC, encoded by the exons ATGAAGACCATAGAGGTAGATGGCATCAAAGTGCGGATACAGATTTG GGACACAGCGGGGCAGGAGAGATATCAGACCATCACAAAGCAGTACTATCGACGGGCCCAG gggaTATTTTTAGTCTACGACATTAGCAGCGAGCGCTCTTACCAGCACATCATGAAGTGGGTCAGTGATGTGGATGAG TATGCACCGGAAGGTGTCCAGAAGATCCTCATAGGGAATAAGGCCGATGAAGAGCAGAAGCGGCAGGTGGGAAGAGAGCAAGGGCAGCAG CTGGCTAAAGAGTACGGCATGGACTTCTATGAAACAAGTGCCTGCACCAACCTCAACATTAAAGAG TCTTTCACGCGGTTGACAGAGCTGGTGCTGCAGGCCCACAGGAAGGAGCTGGATGGTCTCCGGACACGTGCCAGCAATGAGTTGGCATTGGCCGAGCTGGAGGAGGATGAGGGCAAACCTGAGGGCCCAGCGAACTCTTCCAAAACCTGCTGGTGCTGA